In a single window of the Necator americanus strain Aroian chromosome X, whole genome shotgun sequence genome:
- a CDS encoding hypothetical protein (NECATOR_CHRX.G26088.T1): MRSFLLLSLVVACAWARYGVPQAPAPVQTAPAYAAPAPQPLYAPQPLVLPYRPFHHRWSSSSSDSRGHRRRRPHRRTTRKPKRYHSTPNYDCKRCKPFTNYPDSNTVFKYATTMDGCAFAYVTCPTTESEGYLIFGYSSFGWAEVLAQGVYLGGTGLYCDRNNQWQGVTYNGTTKLPIYDVKCSRYTISVDSKSVFPEKMLKA; encoded by the exons ATGAGATCATTCCTGCTGCTCTCTCTGGTCGTCGCCTGCGCCTGGGCAAGGTACGGAGTTCCACAGGCGCCGGCGCCGGTTCAGACTGCACCCGCGTATGCAGCACCAGCACCTCAACCCTTATATGCACCACAACCTCTTGTGCTTCCTTAC CGCCCTTTCCATCATCGCTGGAGCTCCTCATCCAGCGATTCTCGTGGACATCGCCGACGACGTCCTCACAGAAGGACGACGAGGAAACCGAAACGATACCATAGTACTCCGAATTACG ACTGCAAACGATGCAAACCATTTACTAACTATCCAGACAGCAACACAGTTTTCAA aTATGCTACAACGATGGACGGTTGTGCATTCGCGTACGTTACGTGCCCTACGACGGAGTCAGAAGGTTACCTAATCTTCGGCTACTCATCATTTGGATGGGCAGAG GTGCTGGCACAAGGCGTTTACCTCGGAGGAACAGGACTCTATTGCGACAGAAACAATCA aTGGCAGGGTGTGACGTATAACGGGACAACCAAACTTCCAatttacgatgtgaaatgttcgagat ATACAATATCTGTGGATTCAAAATCggtttttcctgagaaaatgCTCAAGGCATGA
- a CDS encoding hypothetical protein (NECATOR_CHRX.G26089.T1) produces MWILPLILVLAAVEAGRYGAPQMAPSNPPSYAPSQQWWPVPFYNPWWGHGHHGWWSSSSGSSERRRRHRHDRYSEEKHEPEAPACTRCPKLNIINYKNDPTMATIQFLQSNGCLQVLVGCPVAGIAYIFATERNSNELKGLSLGLGNKAMLECTNMKTWTPIQVSGADIDAVGCVPAEEEVNLKNLKELASKKQKRHVVEEEADQSEPDVHDATVKSTNVSEETEEEEEHELKQVSPEKH; encoded by the exons ATGTGGATTCTACCGCTCATCCTTGTTTTGGCTGCTGTGGAAGCCGGACGCTATGGAGCGCCCCAAATGGCTCCATCAAATCCGCCAAGTTATGCTCCATCACAGCAGTGGTGGCCAGTTCCTTTTTACAATCCATGG TGGGGACACGGACATCACGGATGGTGGAGCAGCAGTTCAGGGTCGTCAGAgcgtcgtcgtcgtcatcgTCATGATCgttattcagaagaaaaacatgaacCAGAAG CTCCAGCATGCACTCGCTGTCCCAAACTAAATATCATTAATTATAAAAATGACCCCACTATGGCCACCATACA ATTTCTACAGTCTAACGGCTGTTTACAAGTACTTGTTGGTTGTCCAGTCGCAGGTATCGCGTATATCTTTGCCACAGAGAGAAATAGTAACGAATTAAAG GGCCTTTCGTTGGGTCTCGGGAACAAGGCGATGTTGGAGTGCACGAACATGAAAAC ATGGACGCCAATTCAAGTCAGTGGAGCGGATATCGATGCTGTTGGTTGTg TACCAGCTGAAGAAGAAGTCAATCTGAAGAACTTAAAAGAGCTCgcttcaaaaaaacaaaaacgccACGTAGTCGAAGAGGAGGCTGATCAGTCTGAGCCAGATGTGCATGATGCGACCGTGAAGAGCACGAACGTTAGCGAAGAGAcagaagaggaggaagaacATGAGCTGAAGCAAGTATCCccagaaaaacactga
- a CDS encoding hypothetical protein (NECATOR_CHRX.G26090.T1) — MFGSIIFLVVITYTSAQYGNQPPAQDNYPPQSPPQAPQNPIVIPVPVGPYPYSSSSDERNCGRCKYLKTSCEGVPHRTLCREATIKNFIGRHGCKEAIITCGHSKRPITLETIDGEKLSEGIDVQKHVKCGRREKWCARDIDDNNVNFRTVRCVIEGQGPYPNHTEPAPTPQPIAE; from the exons ATGTTTGGTTCCATCATTTTCTTGGTGGTGATTACGTACACTTCCGCACAGTACGGTAATCAGCCGCCAGCACAAGACAATTATCCACCTCAATCACCTCCACAGGCTCCGCAAAATCCGATTGTTATTCCT GTACCTGTTGGACCATATCCGTACAGTTCCTCTTCTGATG AGAGGAATTGCGGACGATGTAAGTATTTGAAGACTTCTTGTGAAGGTGTACCTCACAGAACTCTGTGTCGTGAAGCTACAATCaa GAACTTCATCGGCCGTCATGGATGTAAGGAGGCAATAATCACATGTGGACATTCTAAACGTCCGATAACTCTGGAAACAATTGATGGTGAAAAATTGAGCGAAGGAATCGATGTTCAAAAACACGTGAAATGCGGGAGAAGAGAGAA ATGGTGTGCTCGCGATATTGACGACAACAACGTCAATTTCCGTACTGTAAGATGTGTCATAGAAGGACAAGGACCTTATCCGAACCACACAGAACCAGCACCAACACCACAACCAATTgctgaataa
- a CDS encoding hypothetical protein (NECATOR_CHRX.G26091.T1), producing the protein MKFLFALLLISVGVVAFPRPGYERPMPMPMPMPMGGGGGYGYGGGGGFPGGGFGGGSSQGFSESQSQSFQQSQSQFGNNFGGGFGRR; encoded by the exons ATGAAATTCTTGTTCGCCTTATTGCTTATTTCTGTAGGAGTTGTAGCCTTTCCACGACCTGGCTATGAAAGGCCGATGCCAATGCCAATGCCAATGCCGATGGGAGGAG GTGGTGGCTACGGCTACGGAGGCGGAGGTGGATTTCCTGGTGGTGGATTTGGTGGAGGGTCATCTCAGGGTTTCTCAGAATCCCAGTCGCAATCATTCCAACAAAGCCAAAGTCaatttggaaataattttggaggag gatttggACGACGTTAA